The following are encoded together in the Streptomyces tsukubensis genome:
- the hemQ gene encoding hydrogen peroxide-dependent heme synthase, which translates to MSAAPEKPEKAQNAGKKAKDLNDVIRYTLWSVFKLRDALPEDRAGYADEVRELFDQLAAKDVTVRGTYDVSGLRADADLMIWWHAETSDQLQEAYNLFRRTRLGRSLEPVWSNMALHRPAEFNKSHVPAFLADETPRDYVSVYPFVRSYDWYLLPDEERRTMLADHGKMARGFPDVRANTVASFSLGDYEWILAFEADELYRIVDLMRHLRGSKARLYVREEVPFYTGRRRSVAELVAGLA; encoded by the coding sequence ATGAGTGCTGCCCCCGAGAAGCCAGAGAAGGCCCAGAACGCCGGTAAGAAGGCGAAGGACCTCAACGACGTCATCCGCTACACCCTGTGGTCGGTCTTCAAGTTGCGCGACGCGCTGCCCGAGGACAGGGCCGGCTACGCCGACGAGGTGCGGGAGCTGTTCGACCAGCTCGCCGCCAAGGACGTCACGGTGCGCGGCACCTACGACGTGTCGGGGCTGCGCGCCGACGCGGACCTGATGATCTGGTGGCACGCGGAGACGTCGGACCAGCTTCAGGAGGCGTACAACCTCTTCCGCCGTACGAGGCTCGGCCGCTCCCTCGAACCGGTCTGGTCGAACATGGCGCTGCACCGCCCCGCCGAGTTCAACAAGTCGCACGTTCCCGCGTTCCTCGCCGACGAGACCCCGCGCGACTACGTGAGCGTGTACCCCTTCGTACGCTCCTACGACTGGTACCTGCTGCCCGACGAGGAGCGCAGGACCATGCTGGCCGACCACGGCAAGATGGCCCGCGGCTTCCCCGACGTACGCGCCAACACGGTCGCCTCGTTCTCGCTCGGCGACTACGAGTGGATCCTCGCCTTCGAGGCCGACGAGCTGTACCGCATCGTCGACCTCATGCGGCACCTGCGCGGATCCAAGGCGCGGCTGTACGTCCGCGAAGAGGTGCCCTTCTACACCGGCCGCCGCAGGTCCGTGGCGGAGCTGGTGGCGGGGCTCGCCTAG